The Raphanus sativus cultivar WK10039 chromosome 2, ASM80110v3, whole genome shotgun sequence DNA segment taaaatatatgaaactatGAAGATGtagaatatttatttcaaactgTGAACTCGAGCACAAACAATATTGATAGCTCATTTCTTTAACAGGAAGAGTTTAACGGCCTACCTTGATTAGTCTTCTACTTTTACAGAGATTATGCATTAGTCTGTCAGATTTCAAGTAATTTATAAGCCACTTTACACCAGTCAGGCTCTCAATAATATAACCTTGGTGTGCATAACTTTATATCACTTAAATTTACATGATGCTTTTGTCTAGGCCATCGGCGTTTCTTTTTAAATGGAAAGTGTGGAGTGTTTCCCATAGCTAACTatcgaaaaataaataaaaagatttgcTAAACCAAAATGTTTCATCTTTAACACATGCAATATATCTACACATAAATTATGCATCTAGTTAACGGGTAAGTAGCAAACAAACAATAACAATAAGTACCTACAGTCCCACACAATCAACATAAGAAATCAAATCAGTCATCTGCTCCATCAGTCTGTACATCACCAGAAGGATCATAGTTGGGGTCTTCTCCCATATAGAGTTGCACAAACCGCTACAGATCATACATAACCATACCCTCTCCTCATAGTTAAACAGGGCCAATGCCGGATTCAAACAATCGTTGACCTTCTATATCACATAACCAAGATCCTCAAATTTCTGAACCTCTTCAGCACTTTAAACCTGGTTTTTCTTTATGATGCAATTATCATTCATCCTTTCATGCCTACTTCCACATCACATAACCAAGACCCTCAACCTTCTGAATCTCGTCAGAGTTAAGACCTAATATTTCTCTACATTGGATACATTTACCTTACCGGACATACTGTTCTAGGGCATCTCCTTAACCAGGTAACAAATCACCACCATAGATGTGACCTTCGACTCAAGGTAGTGGCGTTGGACTGACTCGGGTTTGGGTTATCTTCATCTTCGGGAGAAACTTTCTTATTTGATCAAGTTACCTCTTGGAACTTCTTCAACTCCTCTTCACCAAGCTCCGGATCCTTGACCTGTTTCTTCTGGTGATGTAGATGAGAAACACAACACATATCAAGATCAATACAATTCATGAGTATGCCCATAGCTTCTTGATATAAGCAGATGATGTTTAACACAAAATCTCACAGGAAACTGTAGACTTTTTTCTCAGTAACAAACAATTACGTTGGTATACAAAGGCTGATACAACTTATCATACTTGGTTTCAAGAACAGCTCTCTCCTCACGGAACTCTGCATCAAGCTCATCATGCTTTCCCTGCGTTGAGAGACGTCACAGGTTTATCAATACGGAACAAACACCTTAATATATTTAAGGCCGCTTGACATTCGAATAAAGGAAGGAGAGAATACACACAATCTCACATCCTTAACCAAGATAAGATTTGAAGGAACCACATCATTTTACGCAAGTTAATAAATTAATACGAAACAAACTTGTCTAACCTGTATGTCCCTCAAGGCTTCAACACGGTTTCTCACTTGAGGAGTCAGACTCTCGAGAACATCAGAACGCTGACCAGCCATTAGCTTGTTCTGTGGAtttaacatatacaaaaataaaaagaaaacaatcacAAACAATCTCCAACAGAACTCATTCTACACTGAAACCTTATAAAATCAAACCAAGGCAATGTCTAATAGCAACATTAAACTCGAAAAAACCATTCATATTCTTCGACTGcagaactttatttttttttgtgggaagaaaacaaaactcaCCTTGAGAGAGTTCATAAGGCCAGCTCGATCCTGTCTTTAAGAGCTACAAAAACAATCGCAGATGAAAGAAGAAACAGTAAGTAACCAcgactaaataaaaaatcagggTTTAAACAGGTCTCTCGCATAAGAGGAAGCGCAAGGAAGAGAAGGAGAGTGTAGTCAGAGGGGGAGGAAGTCTTACAGGCGGTTAGATCGGCGAGGTTGAAGTTGTCCTTGTCGCCGCTCATGAATCCATACTCAATGTCCTAGAATTCGCAGACTATTAGATATCAAACCAATAAATAAACAATCACTGATGAAACTTGACCCACCTGAGAATACTGAGAAAGTAGCTTTGCCCATGGAGCCTTAGCTCGCTTCTTCCCCGCCTTCGACTTCTCACCATCTGTTACCACTTCAAATAACTGGGTACTTCATCACCTTTCCATCTTTGGCATAAACCACATGATATGGAACTTGTGTGATCACAGTAGTCGTATTGTATTGTCtatacaaaatataacaaaCAGATCAATTCTAAATTGTCTTcgttaaaactttaaaataaaaacagggTGAAAATAGAGCAACTAAACCTCCAGCTGTGAACCCTGGAGAAGGTTCTTGCCTCAGTCTCATTTCAAACCATACTCCATGTACTTGGTTCAAGCAAGAGTCTTGCTTACCTCTACATCGCTAATGATTATTCTAGGACACTGtaagatataataatattaggAATTGGTAAACGCAATGTACTTATATAATTTACTCAATCAAGCCATTTAGAGACCTGCATGAAGGGAAACATGCCTCAATCAAGCCACCAGGAGAAGTTCCTTTTAAGATAATCACCGCAAGAAGACATACAGGGTGGCTCTTCCTAGAGTTAATTAAGAAAGTACAATCATTAGCACATCATATTTTAGGTAAACAGAGCCATCACGACAACAattaatgagaaaaaaatggTAGGAACTGTTAAGAGTACCAGTAATTATTGTCCTCCTCCGGATCGACTGTTTTTATCACGATCATCACCGAGTATGAGCGCTGGGGAAAACGAACCAGCCGCACCTCCACGGTGGAAGCTATTTGTTATCATGGAAAAGATTAATAGACCGTTCAATAGATCAGTCATAATTAGTAGGAGACTAACGTGATTACAATAAGTAGCCATGTCAATATGTAAAGTTCAACTTGGTCTTTATAGATGAGACCATTGTGTATAGATCTCATCGTATTGTACTAATCAGACTCTGGTTTGTATCAGTGACGCTTGAAATATAGCTAATATCAAGACAAAGAACAGACCTTGTGCTGATCAATTCTTCTCCTCAGCTTCTGCTTATTAAGCTCTTTGTCTTTAACATCAACCACTTCGTCTCAAAGTCATCAACAATGTCCTCAGATGTTACTTGATATACAATTATATCATCTTCCGTAGTCCTgcaaaacaaaatccaaacttTCAATTTTCTCCAAAGATAGAGTTAGGGTTCTTAAGAAAAGGCATAAAAGAGAGGAGAAGGACTCGATCGCGTCAGTAGGAGATGATTGAATAAATCGTAGTGGGAGAAAATCAAGGAAATATTTAATGGTGAGAAGTAAAGACATGCTCTCATCGTTACACATCTGAAGAAACCGTGGTCTGAAGATTTCAAGGAACGTAAACGGCGCAGGAGAAACGCAGGAGGATAGATCAGAGTAGATGGGCCAAATAACATTGGTTTTGAAGCCCAACTGATTTAAATGACGAATCTGACGTGGCGAATCACTCTTCTCCTATTGGTCGATTTAATTTGTCGACGTGGACATGGTAAGAGTTGAGATTATTCACCTTTTAGTATTGTATATTGATTTTCAGCGAACTTGTCAAAGTTTTGAAGTCAAAAAAGATTAATCACGGCGGCGAAATCTGAGTGAAGCGAGAGACACCTCCTTTTGTGGTTGTTAATTTCCCTCTCTCTCACCTGAAGATGTTGACAGAAAATAATTGTTCTTACTTTGTCAACGAACAAGAGATCAAGAATATTTTCAATCCATAAAACTATTCTTAGTGTGAAAACTAGGCCTGGACATTTTACCCGGATCCGAAGatccgacccgaaaccgacccgaaaaaatccggtccgggtaggaaccgacccgatcaaattaccctatcgggtcttgttgtagaggGCCCGCGGGTCgtggacccgacccgacccgaatccGGAACCCGACGAgtacccgaattaataatgtaaattaaataaaatgtatcGAGGGGGAGTCGAAGACGGGTTATTTGTCTACATATCAAAGGGGTCAACTACTAGGAGGCAACCAATTATTGTTCTATCTTGCATAGttaagtatatatacatattttaatataataaaaacaaaaattttaaataaaatttcaaatattttcggatatattaatattttcacatgtttttttgtatttttaggtatttttaggtcgtacccaaaccgaacccgacccgaacccgacccagaatcaaaccgataaattctagttacccgaatgggtccaactatctaagacccgacccgacccggacccggtacgacccgaaccgacccggaaccgaaaatttaaaattacccTATCGAATCCTAAACTCctagacccgaaagacccggacccggACCCGAAAGAACCCGACCCGAATCCGACCTGACGATccgaatgcccatgcctagTGAAAACACACTATTTTGATGTAGTTTCAACACTTCTTTTTCTCTAACCACTACATTACTAAGttacaaattttgttatcacctaatatatacaatacataaatttgttatgtaattatattacataaaatttatcatgtaattatattatataaataaaacatataacacttgagttttttcttttataatttactatttgaacatataatataatattaaaataaactatttcaatatatgtaatatattgattatatatattactatatgaatttattttcttattaatattatttaatattttattaattaaaagtaaataaatagtattaAGCATAGTGTATCACACTAAATTTGGTGTACTATTATAGTTTTACATTAAATACTGTAATTTTTTGAGTTGAGTAAAAATTAGTGTAAAAATACACTAGAATGGTGTTGTTGGGTTCAAAATAGTCTAATCATGCAGCTTATCTTTGGTATTTTTAATTGAATGATATATAACTATAGTGGATTTTAGCCTAGGTAGGAACATATTAGGGAAGTCTAACCAATAATACGAAATCCACTATGATTATGAACCTATAACCAACAAAAACTATAATTAACTAAATGACAAAAGCAACTATATGGCTATAATACACACTTCAAAATATGTATTAACTGCTAGTTTGCCCTTCATTCACATTTACATAatctttcttccttttcttcttttgtttattataaatatatatgtcttCTTGCCTCTAATTTTAAATACCTTTAGTTTTACTAGAAAAATCTActcaattttataatttacttgtataaaaatgtatttttgtttctacacataaaatattttgaaaattttaaacacatacgtatattttttaaaaatgttatataaattgagaCTAAGttgaatattatatatttatgtactATATAATACTAAATTTATTCTATAGTACATAAATTGCTGTCATGTGCTATATTCTCTTCTAGTAACTCTGACAATAATTCCACTGCCTATTTCGCAGATCAATTTTtctcctttatttttttatttttgtttttttaccattttattaactaaaaaataagTACACAATACAAAGAGTTATATAAAACAACAAACACAATTAaacacaattttttatttttgttatctcCGGAAAATGAacaataacatatattattttttgtattttattctctttaaaaaatataaaacaataatataatttaacaatccCTCTCCCGCCTTCTCCTTCAaaatttcttcattttcttttttaaccgCATAATGTGTTATTGATATGAATCGCTGTTTTATACTATTCTTTTAATAAGCATAATATAGTATAAAAATGTtgccaaaaaaacaaaaaaaaaagcataaatataaaaccacatattaaattaataaatacttATGCGCAGAGAAGAATTGAATAGTCCTTTTTCAAGCCAGATTGTCACATCTAAAGTAAATCAGACTAGTTGAACCGGTTTGAAACCGACGAATAAATAGACCAAAATTACATCCTTCAACCGACTCGCTTCCACCgcgatatatatttttcatcccTTGTTTTAACGTGGGATGACAGGTGGGAGCGAATTCTAGTGCATTTCATGTAAGATTTTACTTTCAACACGGTTCGTCAGAAACAATGGACCACTTTCCTGACTATCCTTgctattattgttattattatgtGTGATAATATTTACTACATTTCTTACACATCAAAGAGAGAGTCAAGCTCCACATATCTTTAGATGCaattatacaaataatattaactTGTCATCTACTACAAGCTTGGATTTATATATGTTGGATTCACTGTTGTGTGTATCTTTGTCCCGTTGCTATTTATAtcatttgtatttatttttttgacaaagattTCTATcgtttatattatatacaataaCGCGGCTTTAAAATGTACTACCATATTTTGGGTGTTTGACAGACAGTTGTATTAATCATAAAAcgtactagatcatgacccgcgcgtcTGCACagatttatttttgattcacatattttatatacacgttgtatattatttaagatttataatataaaaaaatttaaataacccggatccaaaaaaaatcaaaccggaccaaaatttttcaaatacctacttagatccaaatgttgaggactcgaagaactcatacctgaaaatgaaatgaacagatttatacctgACCCCATAAGCTAAATTCCAAagataatatcttttgttatatttttaattcattttgttgGGATGGtgaaatttactatttattcggaagattttagctaatttaatggtatatatttgtaggtttcttttttctgaacaggaaaaaataaaaaataaaaatttgatttttgattaaatttatcttatataacaaattgttgctataaataatttttataaaaactaatttgtaacagtaatatcatttttgttataaattagaaTATTATGGTTTATAGAATCAAAGTATAaagttagtcgtcttcatagtattgctaatattgatagatataagttaatgaatacagacaatatattgtattattagtaatttgtcgtatagtattatatgttagtagatgtgttattaataatctattttatagtataatatgttagtggatgtatctagcttatagtaaaatgtatgcaatataaggaaacatgcatagtggatataataataaggtaagaagtgaaatactatggtaatggttgatattaattatttataaaaatcatgtctaatgtatgcaatataaggaaacatgcgcagtgaatataataataaggtaagaagtgaaaaactatggtaatagttgatattaattatttataaaaagacatatctaataataagtagattaatataacattaattacataaggtccaactttaaaatccacctagaagaagttgtaatgtttctgttttaataagatagatataaaattGCACCCTggattcaaaaataatatgaaaaatactTGTTTTTTGACTAGTagatttattttggtttgtcttgacaaaagaaaataaagatattcATAAAACCATGTTGCaaataatctaatattattttagaaattaggCAACTAATTCTTTTCTGataaatactatatttttttcctttcagaATATTTTAAGACATCTCCAATAATATTCTATAATATTTcactataaaattaaataattctaATATAGAGTTGGATTCTCTCTGATAGTTTACTCTATAATATagttactctataatagaatagaatatatttttttgttttttattctataaaataataatattcatcTATATTTCATTATacaatagagtaactctattattgaaacaaattcaattctataatataattattttattttagagtaaaatattaaaaaaattataggatACCATCGGAGATGGTCTTAAAATTAATATCGATAACATTGGTTAGCTAATTATAAGTCTTTTTTATTCAGAAGCTAAGTACTTTCTTATATAAAAGGAATGTTAGGTGTCTACTAGCATAATTTACATGACAACAAGAAAACTTCTCTAACAGTTTGTTATAACTTATATCAATATATCTCCCTCTAATGAGTAACAACACTGTTTTTTCTGTATTTTATCACAAGCACTTGgctaatattgattttatatggCATTTCATATTTTCTTGTGAACTAATAGATTAATCCACCAAAGCCGAATATGATCTCTCTAAAAAAATTTTATCCAAATGATAACttgcatatataataaaaaaaaactttatccAAACGATAACTTgcatataaactaaaacaaataaataaacatcATATTGTTATTATAATACTTAGGTAACTATTATAATCtgcttttgatatttttataatattataatatgtaatatttataaattatattaaaccgATGTTGTATCGTATAGTTAACAAGTCATAAAATCTCATAAATGCGTCAATTTATAACTATTATATcatttatacaaatttttaataatatttaacatgCAACCATACACATATGTAAATTCTTGTACTCTAATCACTGTGTTTCAACCAATCAAATTCTAAAAGCGTGACTAAATATTAACCTAGCATTGGGTTGCCAGTGCCACCTGAATCGGTTTCCAAAGAAATattattcgatttttttttgaaaaatatattattcgattttttaattttaatgtaataACAAGTCGAAATTTTTACTTTGTATTTAACTGATGAAAGTTATCATAGTTGTTTGAGATTGCTATTTTGGTACCTTAAAACTCCAGAAGGGGATAATAGTTTGCTTTATCTGGTTAGCTGCTTGAATCACATCTGaactttattattttattttctaatcacGCAAGTGTGTCCTTTTCACTAAATGAAAAGAGATATTCGTGTTGTATTTTATTCAGCTAAATAACTATATAGCTTTTAGTGTGCTTAAAAAACTTAGTATATTCagtttattttagtatttataatataaatgagagagaaaaaaacaaaattatacttCAATCGTCACTTGACGATTTCACACCTTATTTTCACACCAccttataaattaattaaaaaactatattCTCAGCTCTGTCTTCTCATCTCTTTCAAAGACGCCTCTCTTTATTTACAAGTAACCCTAGAAAACGCCTCTTATTCTCTTGACGTCACAAAGACTTCGATCCCAGTAATGGACCGACGTAACCCTTTTCACCACCACCATCAGCTTCATCACTTGATCCAACAGCAACAGCTCCCTCCACCGCCGCAGAGCACGCCGGCGGCGATGGATCtcggtggtggaggaggaggtgaGAGAATCCCACAGTGGAGCATAGATGAGACAAAGGAGCTTTTGGGTATAAGAGAAGAGCTTGATCAGACTTTCATGGAAGCCACACGTACTAAGCTACTTTGGCAAGTCGTCGCCGCTAAAATGGCCGACAAGGGTTTTGCTCGGAGCGCGGAACAGTGTAAGAGCAAGTGGAAGAACCTCGTCTCTAGATACAAGGTTACCCCTCTAACTATCGATCTATTAGTTATTCCCTCTAGATatactaaattaaatatacaattatacATACACCCGTTGAGGTTGTTCTATGATCATTATTACAAGTATATGCATGCATCATGGTTAGAAGTATGCTATATCATTCTAAAAATTATGATTGTGTATATATTCTTTCTTGCACAAAAAAGGTTTATGTATTCTTTCATTTGCGGTGAGTATGCATATTAACCACCTAGCTAGTCTATGCGTGGTGTATGTATAGATGAACTATATTACACATATTTCAACTAATAAGTTTAACCTAATCTCGTAGGTTGTTTAGACCGTGCCATTAGTGGAAACAAGTTAGATATTAGACTTTTATGCGTTTAATTCATGGTGAGTTTCATGATACGGCTTAATTATGTTCACATTTGATCCGCGTTATACATTAGTACTATAGTATgttcttttttataattaacACTACTAATATTTCACATGGTAATTGGTGagtaattaaataatatttcgtgTTAATAAAtccacaaagaaaaaacaattatcGTTATATGTAACCGGATGCAAGACCTTAATTATTAAGAAACGTTTTACTGGTCACATGATAATTGAATACGCCTACATATGTAGATACGACGTTAAATACAAGGCAACAAAAGTAGCATGCATGATATTAAGTTACATGcatgaaaaacatatatacgGTCACTTGGCTAGAAACGTGCAGCGTATGCCAGTAATGTTATTGTTATATTCACATGCATGACAAACATATAGTTTGTGTATATTGACTACACATATTACATATTGAATATGTATGGGACAGGTGTGTGAAACGACTGAGCCAGAAGCAATTAGGCAGAAGTTCCTATTTTACGACGAGATCCAATCGATTTTCACAGCAAGAATGCAAAGAATGTTGTGGTCAGAACCAAGAACTTCTTCGAAGAGAAAACATAATCAGTTTTCatccgaagaagaagaagatgttgaGGAGCTAAATCAAGACATCAACGAGGAATTATTGTCTTTTGTCGAGACACGCAAGAAAGATGCAGAAGTGATTACTACTGGTACTTCTACTAATCCAAAAAAACGTGCGAAAAAAGGAAAAGGCACTAGCAAAGCTGAAACCGCGGGTAATACATTAAAAGAAATGTTGGAGGACTTTATGAGGCAAACGGTGAAGATGGAGAAAGAATGGAGAGATGCATGGGAGATAAAGgcgagagagaaggagaagagagagaaagagtggcAGAGGAGAATGGCGGAGCTAGAGGAGGAAAGAGCCGCCGCAGAGAGATGGTGGATGGAGAGAGAGGATGAGAGGCGGCTGAGAGAAGAAGCTAGGGCTCAGAAGAGAGATACTCTCATAGATGTTTTGCTTAATCAGCTTAACAGAGATCACGATGATGATCAACATCAAGGCttctaaaattttctattttatttaagcATGGGTTAATTATTATAGCTAGTTCCTTAATAGTTACTTAAATCCCATTTAAGTCATTCTAActaattttgtttctttatatgAGTAACTGGAAGTTGAAAACGAGaaatcaaaatttgatatatgtCCATGGTATGTTTCTTCTTTTACTTGAAACTCAACCAGATTCGATTGGATTGAATTTCTTGTTTGCTCAGGTAAATTTCTTATAGGTGTTCAAAATCAAAttggtttagtattttttttagcTACTTTATAGTCTGCTAGTAAGAATGCCTCTTAATTTTTAATCACTCgataaacaaaaactaaacaaaagtcTTTATTCTCAAGTCACATTGGCCCACTTCACCGCGTTATTTGCGATCATATATAATCTATTTTCGTAAGCCAGCTATTTGAGTTACGGAtttgatttctttcttttcttcgcTTTTCATGAGACAGCTACCGAATGTTAGCAGAAAAAAACAGATACCAAGCAGATCGCCACACAGTTAAAACCGTGTCCTAGGGGGTTCACACAATAGTtcgttttatttcttttaatacCATTTCGTGTATAAAGAGGGGTCATCATTTGATCCATCAGCTCAATTGGATAGAAATCGAACCTTTAAATTAGTAAGCACTAAAAGATCCACAAGTACAAACTTTCAGAGCATAATTAATGGGGAAGACccatttgaaatttttatagcatgatttaacatttttcagctaaaaaatgttttctataATTCTTATTTAATagacattttttaattttttaattaaaaattaagaaacgtagtttatattataataaaaacttcaTCCAAAAATATCTCAAATGGAAAGTTTTATCCATTGGGGTTCTAAACAtctacatatgtatatatatatactatacacATACACATATACAGTGGCAGACGCAGGTAAAGACGTACAAGGTCATGTGCCTCATCTCTTTTAAAGTTTTCCTTTTGTAATCACTATCAATTCTTGTAATGTTCTTCTAACCTTACAGttaaatataatgaaatagAATTATGTGTCTAGTCTGAATTGACTCCTAGATCCTCCActacatatatatagatgtttAGAACTCTAAGAGCTTGATTGGTACCGTAGTTAGATGGGCTGAAAGCTCTCTTATATCCAATCACAATAATAATTAAAGCATATGAAATAGCATTGGCGGCTTCTATCTGCTCCATTTGATAATGCTCTTTAATGAAGCTTTTAAAGGAGCATTCTACCCTAATAATTGATAATTACCAAAATGCCCtaacatatttaactaaaatttgcGAAGATAATTccataatattttcaaaacccTAAT contains these protein-coding regions:
- the LOC108840905 gene encoding trihelix transcription factor GT-3a, whose protein sequence is MDRRNPFHHHHQLHHLIQQQQLPPPPQSTPAAMDLGGGGGGERIPQWSIDETKELLGIREELDQTFMEATRTKLLWQVVAAKMADKGFARSAEQCKSKWKNLVSRYKVCETTEPEAIRQKFLFYDEIQSIFTARMQRMLWSEPRTSSKRKHNQFSSEEEEDVEELNQDINEELLSFVETRKKDAEVITTGTSTNPKKRAKKGKGTSKAETAGNTLKEMLEDFMRQTVKMEKEWRDAWEIKAREKEKREKEWQRRMAELEEERAAAERWWMEREDERRLREEARAQKRDTLIDVLLNQLNRDHDDDQHQGF